In Phoenix dactylifera cultivar Barhee BC4 chromosome 1, palm_55x_up_171113_PBpolish2nd_filt_p, whole genome shotgun sequence, the genomic stretch AGAGGTAatgaaacaaaaaggaaaagcaaaaggaGAAAGCGAAATTATACTCATGTCTGAGCACATTATCGCTAGCTAATATTAGAACTACCATTCtcgtatcttttcttttttcgctttttaaatgaaataattCCATAACATGTACCGATTTCTAGCCTTAATAAAGTGGGGCAAAGAGGTCTAAGATGACCTCAAAGAAATCATTCTTCACAACCCACACAATCATCAGTTACCATGACCCCAACCGATAAGCCTTATGTCATCACTTTAGGGTCGACTAGTTGGGTCTTCCCTTATcaaaatccaatgatttcaatACCATGTAACTGCTTTTAGGCTTTTCCACCGCTAAGATTCCATACAAACTCAGTATTCTGAACTTCTAGAATGGCATGACCCTTCAATATGGATGACTTGCCGGTGCAACATCACCTTTGCGCTCGAGCACCAGATGTTGATGCAAAAGGAAGACTTTTGCATGCAATGACTCATTAGTTTCTTCGTATAACTAAGTTGAGCCCCACCTCCATCCTTTTTTCTTGTTTCGCATTTGATGTCAGTGCTCTAGAGCCATGGAATCAGCGTCAAAGTTAACTTCAGCACGCCGGAAATGGAAATGGAGGGCTCGTTTGGAAGCACGCCATGGAATCTAAGGGCCTTCGGCGGCTGAGGCTGGGGTGTAGGCTATCAACCACCATTGCCCTCGGATACGCCCGCCCCACGATCTGAATCGATAAGCATGTCGTTTTACTACTAGTCTTCGAGACTTTTTGGGCCCAACAGGTTTGTGCCCCATTGTTCTACCCCAACGCATACGTTACAACGACGGACGACTCCAGTTTCCTCAAGACTATGTAGTCTTCCCCGGCGTTtcattcaaaacaaaaataaaaggaaaagaaaaaagacatCGCCTCAATGGACTCGATTGTTTCCTGTTAATCCACGCTAGTCTCTATAAAAAAATCTTGGTGGCTCGCATTGCTTGACATCTTAAACTTCGTTGTTATCCAAAAGACACCAAGAACGTTGGTGACTGGAAGGCTCCAAGTCCCGATCACCCACCGTCCCCGTATGTTGCGGAGGGATCGATGATCGAGTGGCGTCCTTACAGTGTTTTACTGTTCTCCATACACAGGTTCACTTTCTAGAATACGTAGGCAGAAGGTAAGTCACGATGAGGACTGGACCTTTAGTGCAACAATGAAGTGGAGAGAGAATTATAAATATGTATCACTTGGGAGTCATGCTCCTATCACTGAATCCAACATTAATTCTACTCAACCATCTAAGGGAAAATGGTGGACGACTTCAGTCTCCTCCCTGCTCTGCTCTTCATcacgttcttcttcttctactactTTATTCAGCATTGCTCATGCGAGAAGAAATCTAATAGAGAGCCTCCGACGAAAATAAGCTTCTTCGAAATGGTGAAGAACAAAGATCGGATTCTGGAGTGGACAACGGAGCTGGTGCTGGCGAGCCCAACCTACACCATCACCATGCCTTCCACTGTCATCACCAGCAATCCCAAGAACATCGAGCACATCCTCAAGACCAACTTCCGCAACTACCCCAAAGGCGACGACTTCATGGCCATCTTCTCGGAATTGCTAGGCCATGGCATCATCAACTCCGATGGCGACCACTGGAAGCTCCAGCGGAAGGCTGCCAGCCGCGAGTTCAGTACCAAGAACATTCGCACCATCATCTTGGACAAGGTCGGCAGCGAGGTCGCCGACcgcctcgtcctcctcctctcaaAGGCCGCGGCCACGGGCGCGTCCCTCGACCTCCATGACCTCCTCGACCGCCTCGCCATCGACAACGTCTGCCAGATTGTCTCCGACGTGGATCCAGCCTGGCTTGGCCACGGCAACGTGGACGTTCGCAGGTTCATCCACGCCTTCGAGGCGGTATTGGGTGTCGTCAACAAAAGGTTCAACCAGCCTTGCTTTGTGTGGAAGCTTCAACGGCTGCTCGGCGTTGGATCTGAGCGGCGGCTGAAGGAGGAGATCGGCGACGTGCATGAGTTCGCCATGAGGATTGTGAAGCAGAGGAAGGGAAGGAAGCCCGAGGAGATAAGGAGCAGCAGTGACTTCCTCTCGCATTCCGTGCTTAATGGGAACTCCTCCGACGAGTTTCTTCGTGACATCATCATCAACTTCGTGTTTGCCGCTCGGGAGACCACGCCGACCGCCATGACCTGGTTTTTCTGGTTAGTCTCGACCCGGCCCGAGGTTGAGGAAAGGATTTTGGATGAGATCGATTCAGTCAGGGGGAGGCATGGAAATCATGATGGAAAGCTGACAATGGATGAGCTGAGAGAGATGGATTACCTCCACGCGGTGCTGTC encodes the following:
- the LOC120110533 gene encoding cytochrome P450 94A1-like translates to MVDDFSLLPALLFITFFFFYYFIQHCSCEKKSNREPPTKISFFEMVKNKDRILEWTTELVLASPTYTITMPSTVITSNPKNIEHILKTNFRNYPKGDDFMAIFSELLGHGIINSDGDHWKLQRKAASREFSTKNIRTIILDKVGSEVADRLVLLLSKAAATGASLDLHDLLDRLAIDNVCQIVSDVDPAWLGHGNVDVRRFIHAFEAVLGVVNKRFNQPCFVWKLQRLLGVGSERRLKEEIGDVHEFAMRIVKQRKGRKPEEIRSSSDFLSHSVLNGNSSDEFLRDIIINFVFAARETTPTAMTWFFWLVSTRPEVEERILDEIDSVRGRHGNHDGKLTMDELREMDYLHAVLSETLRLYPPVPLCPRHCSEDDMLPDGTMVKKRWRVIYNSYAMGAMESIWGEDCKEFKPERWLENGVFRPKSPFQFPVFHAGPRTCLGKETAYIQMKALAASVIERFSFEVAATTEVEFISTLKMKGGFPVSVREKQGKRTCKGGGDLAMA